The sequence CTCGCGGAACGAACGGTGCGGCGGGGTCTGTTCGAGGCGATGTTCGTGGCGGTCATAGACGTCGATCAACTGCCCGACATCGATCTGATGCTCGCCCTTCTCGCTGAGAATTTCCCCAACGACGGCTTTGAGGCCTTCGTCCCATTGAATCAACGTGCCGTAGCAATCGAAGGTCAGCCATTGCGGGCGCGGTGTGTGAGTCAGTGTCATTGGTCGAGTCCTCCGGGGTAAGGACTTCAGCTTATGAGCGCCCGGTGATAGTGTGAAATTAAATAAATAGCCAACCGTCAGTTGAATAACCACTATCGAGAGCACCACCATGCTGGATCTGGAACTGCTGAAAACATTTGTCTGCGTGGTCGACGAAGGCAGCTTCACCCGCGCCGCCGATCGCGTGCACCGCACCCAGTCGACGGTCAGCCAGCAGGTGCGCAAACTCGAAGAGCTGGTCGGCCACGCCCTGCTGCTGCGCGACCGTACCGGGCTGAATGTCGCCGTTACCGAGCACGGCGAACTGCTGATCCACTATGCGCGGCGTTTGCTGGCGCTTTCGGCAGAAGCCACTGAAGCGCTGGCCAGTGACCTCGACCTGGAAATCCTGCGTATCGGCATGCCGGAAGACTTCGACGCGCGGCGCATGGCGCTGATCCTTGCTGGCTTCACCCGCAGCCATCCGCAAGCACGGCTGGAAACCCTCAGCGGCATGAGCCTCGATCTGCGCCAACGCCTCGATGCCGGCGACATCGACATCGCTCTGATCAAACGCGAACCCGACAGCGGCCCGGCGTGGGCGACCTGGCCGGAACGACTGGTGTGGGTCAAAGGTGCGGAGTTTGATTCGTCCACTGGCGTGTTGCCGTTGGCGTTGTTTCCGCAAGGCTGTCTGTATCGGCAGCGCGCCATTCGTTTGCTCGATGTTGCCCAGCGCCCCTGGCGGGTCGCGTTCGGCAGCCACAGCCTGACCGGGATTCAAGCAGCGGTGGCCTCAGGGTTGGGAGTGTCGGTGCTGCCGATGTCGGCGGTGTTGCCTGAGCATCTGGTGTGTACGGATCTGCCGGAACTGGCGCCGACGGAATTGGCGTTGGTCAGTCGTGAGGGTGTGTTAAGCGGGTTACAGCGCGGTCTGGTGGAGTTTTTGCGTGGGGAGTTGGGGGTGGATGCCGCTGGATTTGCCTGATAGCTCAGGCTTGTCGAAAACCCTGTGGCGAGAGATCTTGCTCCCTCGCCACAGAGTCAGTGTGGTCCTTTCGACCTCGAGTCAGATCAACGCGACGGCGGCACCCGGATATCCCCCGCGCGGCACTGGGTTTTCACACCCTTGCCACAGGCGCCGAACTGCAGATCCTTGCCCATGCACACGCGTACTTCCGACAACTCCGGGCCACTGCAAATGACAGCGATGCCATCCGCCGGAATGCCCGGGTTGGCCTTGCGGAACAGGTCGGCGATTTCCTGGGCTTCGAAGTAATAGGAACTGCTGAACGGTTGCAGTTCATCGGGGATTTTCACCGCCGCCACGGCTTTGTCCGCTTCATCCAGATAGCCCATCGCGCCGAGGCCGCTGCAGGTGCCGTGCTTGGCCCATTCGTGGTCGAGCAGTTTTTTCGTCGGGAACAGCGTCAGGCCCTGGCTGGTTTGCGCCGCGTTCAACGTGGTCAGTGGTGGGCAGGATTCCGGCCAGCCGCCCTTGGCGTATTGCGGCCACAAACCGTGAAGCACGAAGCCGTAGCCCTTGCCCGTGCACTGCGAGTCATCTTTGTGGGTCAGACAAAAGGTCGGCGACCAGGACAACGCCAGCAGGTAGTAATCGAATACCCCCGCCACCGATTCCGCCTGGGCTTTGCTCGACTGTGATTGCCGCGCCGAACTCAACCCGATGCTACCGGCCGTCAGCGCAATCACTGCCAAAATTGTAAACAGCTTTTTCATCTACCCGCTCCTTGGGACGCCTGCGTCCGTGGTTTTCGATCCTGGCCTGACTTGGCCAGCGCTGATTTCGACACGCTTGTGTTGCAAGCGCATGACGCAAGGCAACGCCGCACGCCGTTGTAAGGTCTACGATTAACAGGCAGACATCAAACCAAGGGATCCGAAATGAGTAAAGCAGACGAACTCGCCGCCAAACTCAAGCAAACCCGGCACACCCATGCCGATGCCGCGCTGGAGATCGATTGCTGGCCAGCTCAGGTGTACGACTTGTACCACCGCATTGAGGCTTGGTTACAGCCAGTCACCGAGGTAGGCCTGAAGATTCGGCGCAATCCTACGCACGTTTGCGAAACGTCACCGGATGGTGAAGCGCATGACTACGCAATTGATCAACTGGTGATCGAGGCCAATCAGCAAAGCCTGACATTTGATCCCATTGCACGGTTCACCGAGGATGGCGCCGGGCGAGTGCAGATTACCCTGCCGGAAAGAAACACTTATCTACTGCGAACCGTCGATGAGCACCATGAAAGCCACTGGTGGCTGCAGACGGTTGAAACCGGTCAGGAGCTGGATGCCATCGCCCTGACCGAGAACAACTTGTTGCAGGTCGTGCAGGAAGGCCTCGGCCTCTAGCCCCGATTACTACCGCCGCGCCGAGCAAAACTCGACGATCACCTGCGATAGTGCATCGATCATCTGCGGCTCAGCGTGAGGCGCGACAAACAAGCGGAACTGCGCATCCGGCAACACCGGCAAGCCCAGCTCCGCACCCAGCGCAGTCAATCCCTGCCCCAGTTGACTGACCGGCATCGGCGCCACGGCAAATCCGGCCAGCGCCGCTGCGCGCAAGCCGGCGGTACTCGAACAGAGCATCGCGGTGCGCTGGGAAATGCCAGCCTGAGCCAAACGTGTCAACGCGGCTTCGCGGTACGGGCAAGGTTCGGGAAACAGCGCCAGCGGCAGAGGCGTTGGCAACTGTGTGACAGGCTGCGCGGCCCACGCCCACACCAGTGGTTCCTGCCAGAGTAATCGCCCCGATTCGCCGGTTTCACATAGCGAACCGATGACCATCTCCAGATCACCCTGTCGCATCTGGCCCAGCAACGTCCCCGGAATATTCACCTGCACATCAAGCTCCATGCCGGGATGCTGCGCCGCGCAATCCTGCAACGCGCGCAACAACCGCGCCTCGACAAAATCCTCGGACACGCCAATCCGCATCCGCCCCTGAAAAGGCGTGCGCGTGAGCTGCGCCCAGGCATCGCGATTCAACGCCAGAATCGTCCGCGCATAGGCGATCAGGCGTTCGCCGTCAGCGGTGAGTTGCTGAGAACGAGTGGTGCGTTTGAGCAACGGCTTGCCGACTTGCTCTTCCAGCCGGCGCATATGACCGCTGACCGCCGACTGCGTCAGATGCAGTTTTTCCGCCGCACGACTGAAGCCGTCCTCATCGACAACGGTGACAAAGGTCTTGAGCAACAGAGCGTCAAACATAGTTGGATACGTGATCAATGGATGATTTATTCACGATTTATAGTTTGAAGCGCGCTATGTTGCAATGCCTCGCACTCTCTCCCCGACTGCCGAGGCTTCACGTGACCACCCTTCTGCACATCGAATGCTCACCGCGCAAACAACGCTCCGCCTCACTGCAAGTGGCCCGCAGCTTTATCGATCGCTATCTGCAGCATCAGCCGCAGACCCACGTCGAAACCCTTGATCTATGGGGCACGCCGCTGCCGGAGTTCGGCGAGGAAGCGATGAACGCCAAGTACGCCGGCCTCAGCGGTACGCCGCTGACCCCCGCCCAGCAATCGGCGTGGAATGAACTCAAGCACCTCGCCGCGTACCTGCATCGTGCCGACCTGATTGTGCTGTCGGTGCCACTGTGGAATTTCAGCATTCCGTACAAGCTCAAGCACTTCATCGATCTGGTGTCGCAGAAAGACATCCTCTTCAGCTTCGATCCGCAGCATGGCCTGAGAGGTCTGCTGAAAAACAAAATCGCCGTGGGTGCCTATGCCTGCGGAATGGATTTTTCGGCGCAATCGGCCACGCCCGCCGAACGATTCGATTTTCAGAAGCCCTACGTCGCGGCATGGCTCGACTTTATCGGCATCAGCGATGTGCATGAGTTGCGCGTCGAGAAGACCATTCTCGGCGAAGACATTGATCGTGAGTCGCGGCTCGCGGCGTCACAACAGGCGCGGGATCTGGCCGATCATCTCGCTGCAACTGAAGCTGACAAAACTGTAATCCCCGCCTCAGCCAACTGAAAGCCGGCGCTGGTTAGCCTCCCCGTCATGAGTCAAACGGGGATTCCAGCGCATGCTTTCCAACCCATCACGACGCACCTTCGTCAAAGGCCTCGCCGCCGGCAGCCTGCTCGGTGGCCTCGGCCTGTGGCGCACGCCGGTCTGGGCGCTGAATGCGCCCGGTCAATCGCATGAACTGAGCGGCAGCGACTTCGAGTTGTTCATCGGCGAAACCCCGGTCAACTTCACCGGCAGCCCACGCACGGCGATGACCATCAACGGCAGCCTGCCCGGCCCGTTGCTGCGCTGGCGTGAAGGCGACACCGTGACGCTGCGGGTGCGCAACCGGCTCAGCGCCAGCACCTCGATTCACTGGCACGGCATTCTGCTGCCGGCGAACATGGACGGCGTACCCGGCCTGAGTTTTCACGGCATCGAACCGGGTGGCGTGTACGTCTATCAATTCAAGGTGCGGCAGAACGGCACCTACTGGTATCACAGCCATTCCGGGTTGCAGGAACAGGCCGGCGTATACGGCCCGCTGGTGATCGACGCCAAGGAACCGGAGCCGTTCCAGTACGACCGCGAGTTCGTGGTGATGCTCAGCGACTGGAGCGACGAAGACCCGGCCAGCCTGATGAAGACCCTGAAAAAACAGTCCGACTACTACAACTTCGACAAACGCACCGTCGGCGATTTCATCAACGATGTCAGCGAGAAAGGCTGGGGCGCCACCGTTGCCGATCGCAAGATGTGGGCAGAAATGAACATGAATCCCACCGACATCGCCGACGTCAGTGGCGCCACCTACACCTTCCTCATGAATGGCCACGCGCCGGACAACAACTGGACCGGCCTGTTTCGCCCCGGCGAAAAACTGCGTCTGCGCCTGATCAACGGCTCGGCCATGACCTACTTCGACGTGCGCATTCCCGGACTGAAAATGACCGTGGTCGCGGCGGACGGCTTGCACGTCAAACCGGTCAGCGTCGATGAACTGCGCATCGCCGTGGCCGAGACTTACGACGTGATCGTCGAGCCGGACGCCGAGGCGTACACCCTGTTTGCCCAGGCCATGGATCGTACCGGTTATGCCCGTGGCACCCTCGCCACTCGCGTCGGGTTATCTGCGCCCGTACCGGGTCTGGACCCGCGCCCACTGGTGACCATGGACGACATGGGCATGGGTGGCATGGATCACGGCTCGATGGACATGAGCGCCATGGATCACTCGGCGATGGGCCCGATGCAATCCCATCCCGACAGCGAAAAAGACAATCCTCTGGTGGACATGCAAGCCATGACCACCGCGCCAAAACTCAACGACCCCGGCCTCGGTCTGCGCAACAACGGCCGTCGCGTGCTCACCTACGCCGACCTGCGCAGCACCTTCGAAGACCCGGATGGCCGCGACCCGAGCCGCACGATCGAACTGCATCTGACCGGCCACATGGAGAAATTCGCCTGGTCGTTCAATGGCATCAAATTCTCCGACGCCGAACCGCTGCATCTGAAATACGGCGAGCGCATTCGCCTGGTGCTGGTCAACGACACGATGATGACCCACCCGATTCACTTGCACGGCATGTGGAGCGATCTGGAAGACGAAAACGGCGACTTCCAGGTGCGCAAACACACCATCGACATGCCGCCCGGCACGCGCCGCAGCTACCGCGTGACCGCCGACGCACTCGGTCGCTGGGCCTATCACTGCCATCTCCTGTACCACATGGAAACGGGCATGTTCCGCGAAGTGCGGGTGGAAGAATGAAGGGGCCGCTGATGACTCGACTCACCGTATTTTCCTTGCTACTGGTCGGCAGCTCGGCGATGGCCGCCAGCGACATGCCGGGCATGGATCACAGCCAGATGGCCGGCATGGATCATTCCGCGATGCAAAGCATGGACGACGGCATGATGCAGCCCGCCGCCCCGACGGAAAGCCGCACGCCGATCCCGCCACTGACCGACGCCGACCGTGCCGCCGTGTTCACCAGCCCCGGCGGTCATCGAGTCCACGACAACGCGATCAACACGTACTTCCTCGCCGACAAACTCGAATGGCAGGACGCCGATGACGGCAGCGCATTGGCTTGGGATCTGTCCGGCTGGATCGGTGGCGACATCGATCGCCTGTGGCTGCGCTCCGAAGGTGAACGCAGCAACGGCAAGACCGAAGACGCCGAGATTCAAGCACTCTGGGGCCATGCGATATCGCCGTGGTGGGACGTGGTCAGCGGCGTGCGTCAGGACTTCAAACCCGGCGCGCCGCAGACCTGGGCCGCGTTCGGCCTGCAGGGCATGGCGCTGTACAACTTCGAAGCCGAGGCCACTGCGTTTATCGGTGAAGGTGGCCAGAGCGCGCTGCGGTTCGAGGGTGACTACGACATTCTGCTAACCAACCGCCTGATCCTGCAGCCCACCGCTGAACTCAATGTCTACGGCAAAAACGATGCGCAACGCGGTATCGGTTCCGGGCTTTCCAACAGCGAAGTCGGCCTGCGTCTGCGCTATGAAATCCGCCGCGAATTTGCGCCGTACATCGGCGTAACGTGGAACCGCACCTACGGCAACACCGCCGATTACGCCCGCGCAGAAGGCGAGGATCGCAGCGAAGCGCGCCTCGTCCTCGGCGTGCGGCTGTGGTTCTGAATCCCCTAAAAAAACAACCCGGAGCTCTTGCATGCGCACCTTGAAAATCACCCTTGTACTCGCCAGCGGCTTGCTCCTGAGCAGCCTCGCCCAGGCCCACCCGAAACTGCTCTCGTCGAGCCCGGCCGAAGGTGCCGACGGCGCCGCGCCCGGCAAGATCGAACTGCATTTTTCCGAGAACCTGCTGACAAAATTCTCCGGCGCCAAACTGGTCATGACCGAAATGCCCGGCATGGCCCATTCGCCGATGCCGATGAAAGCCAAAGTCAGCGCCGGCAGCGACCCGAAAAGCATGCTG comes from Pseudomonas sp. RU47 and encodes:
- a CDS encoding LysR family transcriptional regulator; translation: MLDLELLKTFVCVVDEGSFTRAADRVHRTQSTVSQQVRKLEELVGHALLLRDRTGLNVAVTEHGELLIHYARRLLALSAEATEALASDLDLEILRIGMPEDFDARRMALILAGFTRSHPQARLETLSGMSLDLRQRLDAGDIDIALIKREPDSGPAWATWPERLVWVKGAEFDSSTGVLPLALFPQGCLYRQRAIRLLDVAQRPWRVAFGSHSLTGIQAAVASGLGVSVLPMSAVLPEHLVCTDLPELAPTELALVSREGVLSGLQRGLVEFLRGELGVDAAGFA
- a CDS encoding ribonuclease T2 — encoded protein: MKKLFTILAVIALTAGSIGLSSARQSQSSKAQAESVAGVFDYYLLALSWSPTFCLTHKDDSQCTGKGYGFVLHGLWPQYAKGGWPESCPPLTTLNAAQTSQGLTLFPTKKLLDHEWAKHGTCSGLGAMGYLDEADKAVAAVKIPDELQPFSSSYYFEAQEIADLFRKANPGIPADGIAVICSGPELSEVRVCMGKDLQFGACGKGVKTQCRAGDIRVPPSR
- a CDS encoding LysR family transcriptional regulator gives rise to the protein MFDALLLKTFVTVVDEDGFSRAAEKLHLTQSAVSGHMRRLEEQVGKPLLKRTTRSQQLTADGERLIAYARTILALNRDAWAQLTRTPFQGRMRIGVSEDFVEARLLRALQDCAAQHPGMELDVQVNIPGTLLGQMRQGDLEMVIGSLCETGESGRLLWQEPLVWAWAAQPVTQLPTPLPLALFPEPCPYREAALTRLAQAGISQRTAMLCSSTAGLRAAALAGFAVAPMPVSQLGQGLTALGAELGLPVLPDAQFRLFVAPHAEPQMIDALSQVIVEFCSARR
- a CDS encoding FMN-dependent NADH-azoreductase — translated: MTTLLHIECSPRKQRSASLQVARSFIDRYLQHQPQTHVETLDLWGTPLPEFGEEAMNAKYAGLSGTPLTPAQQSAWNELKHLAAYLHRADLIVLSVPLWNFSIPYKLKHFIDLVSQKDILFSFDPQHGLRGLLKNKIAVGAYACGMDFSAQSATPAERFDFQKPYVAAWLDFIGISDVHELRVEKTILGEDIDRESRLAASQQARDLADHLAATEADKTVIPASAN
- a CDS encoding copper resistance system multicopper oxidase; the encoded protein is MLSNPSRRTFVKGLAAGSLLGGLGLWRTPVWALNAPGQSHELSGSDFELFIGETPVNFTGSPRTAMTINGSLPGPLLRWREGDTVTLRVRNRLSASTSIHWHGILLPANMDGVPGLSFHGIEPGGVYVYQFKVRQNGTYWYHSHSGLQEQAGVYGPLVIDAKEPEPFQYDREFVVMLSDWSDEDPASLMKTLKKQSDYYNFDKRTVGDFINDVSEKGWGATVADRKMWAEMNMNPTDIADVSGATYTFLMNGHAPDNNWTGLFRPGEKLRLRLINGSAMTYFDVRIPGLKMTVVAADGLHVKPVSVDELRIAVAETYDVIVEPDAEAYTLFAQAMDRTGYARGTLATRVGLSAPVPGLDPRPLVTMDDMGMGGMDHGSMDMSAMDHSAMGPMQSHPDSEKDNPLVDMQAMTTAPKLNDPGLGLRNNGRRVLTYADLRSTFEDPDGRDPSRTIELHLTGHMEKFAWSFNGIKFSDAEPLHLKYGERIRLVLVNDTMMTHPIHLHGMWSDLEDENGDFQVRKHTIDMPPGTRRSYRVTADALGRWAYHCHLLYHMETGMFREVRVEE
- a CDS encoding copper resistance protein B; this translates as MTRLTVFSLLLVGSSAMAASDMPGMDHSQMAGMDHSAMQSMDDGMMQPAAPTESRTPIPPLTDADRAAVFTSPGGHRVHDNAINTYFLADKLEWQDADDGSALAWDLSGWIGGDIDRLWLRSEGERSNGKTEDAEIQALWGHAISPWWDVVSGVRQDFKPGAPQTWAAFGLQGMALYNFEAEATAFIGEGGQSALRFEGDYDILLTNRLILQPTAELNVYGKNDAQRGIGSGLSNSEVGLRLRYEIRREFAPYIGVTWNRTYGNTADYARAEGEDRSEARLVLGVRLWF
- the copC gene encoding copper homeostasis periplasmic binding protein CopC, with translation MRTLKITLVLASGLLLSSLAQAHPKLLSSSPAEGADGAAPGKIELHFSENLLTKFSGAKLVMTEMPGMAHSPMPMKAKVSAGSDPKSMLITPLAPLPAGTYQVQWRAVSSDTHPITGNVTFKVK